In Devosia sp. 1566, a single genomic region encodes these proteins:
- a CDS encoding oxidoreductase — protein sequence MSFQALVTDRSADGKVSSALQTLTDDRLPQGNVTVDVDWAGLNYKDGLCLTGAGGLVRNYPHVAGIDFAGTVRDSEDSRYKAGDPVVLTGWRVGEAHWGGYAQRARVNADWLVPLPQGLTTRDAMIVGTAGLTAMLAINRLEAAGLKPDAGEVLVTGAAGGVGTVALSLLGKLGYKAVALSGRPEHGDSLKALGADSILPRDEFLAQPDKPLESARWAAAIDNVGGPLLGKLLKQVKYGGAVAAIGNAAGIELNTNVLPFILRAVSLLGIDSVMQPYEARISAWSRISQTLDLAAYGAMVEEIGLDGLPEAAGRILAGQVKGRVLVRTR from the coding sequence ATGAGTTTTCAGGCCCTCGTTACTGACCGCAGCGCTGATGGGAAGGTTTCCTCGGCGCTCCAGACGCTCACCGACGATCGCTTGCCCCAAGGCAATGTCACTGTGGATGTCGATTGGGCAGGGCTCAACTACAAGGACGGGCTGTGCCTGACCGGGGCAGGGGGGCTGGTGCGCAACTATCCCCATGTGGCGGGTATCGATTTTGCCGGTACCGTGCGCGACAGCGAAGACAGCCGCTACAAGGCGGGCGACCCCGTGGTGCTGACCGGCTGGCGCGTGGGGGAAGCCCATTGGGGCGGCTATGCCCAGCGCGCCCGCGTCAATGCCGATTGGCTGGTGCCGCTGCCGCAGGGGCTGACCACCCGCGACGCCATGATCGTGGGTACGGCAGGGCTCACCGCCATGCTCGCCATCAACCGTCTGGAAGCGGCGGGTCTCAAGCCGGACGCGGGCGAAGTGCTGGTCACCGGCGCCGCTGGGGGCGTGGGTACTGTCGCCCTGTCGCTGCTGGGCAAGCTTGGCTACAAGGCCGTGGCGCTCTCCGGCCGTCCCGAACATGGCGACAGCCTCAAGGCGCTGGGCGCTGACAGCATCCTGCCGCGCGACGAGTTCCTGGCCCAACCCGACAAACCGCTGGAATCCGCGCGCTGGGCGGCGGCCATCGACAATGTGGGTGGCCCCCTCCTCGGCAAGCTGCTCAAGCAGGTCAAATATGGTGGTGCCGTTGCGGCCATCGGCAATGCGGCGGGCATCGAACTCAATACCAATGTGCTGCCGTTTATCCTACGGGCCGTATCGCTGCTGGGCATCGACAGCGTGATGCAGCCCTATGAGGCGCGCATTTCGGCCTGGTCCCGCATTTCCCAAACCCTTGATCTGGCCGCTTATGGGGCCATGGTCGAGGAGATCGGGCTCGACGGGCTGCCCGAAGCGGCGGGGCGGATCCTGGCGGGCCAGGTCAAGGGCCGCGTTCTGGTGCGGACCCGCTGA
- a CDS encoding ABC transporter ATP-binding protein produces the protein MANTGALAVERVVPDPAAGSVLSVRDLRTSFLTSNGWVEIVKGLSFDIGAEETVAVVGESGSGKSVTALTIMRLLDPAASRVEGSVQLEGRELLTLPPAEIRTVRGRQMGMIFQEAMTSLNPLQTVGQQIAEVLTIHGRHSGQAATQEALRLLERVRIPGAASRLKDYPHSLSGGMRQRVMIAMALACKPKLLIADEPTTALDVTIQAQILQLIKQLQKEEGMGVLFITHDMGVVAEVADRTVVMLEGRAVESDTTEAIFARAQNPYTRALIAAVPKLGEGSEHGPQHFPILDRATGVIVPGRQRPDTVRRDAEPVLRVRELVKRFDIPGGLFGGPTGRVHAVEKVSFDLRGGETLSLVGESGCGKSTTGRAIMRLIEPQSGEISIGGTDIRALDKERMRGMRRHIQMIFQDPYASLNPRITVGDAIAEPFLTHKLGTKAQARDKTMDLLKRVGLTPEMANRYPAQFSGGQRQRICIARALSLEPKVIVADESVSALDVSIKAQVVNLMMDLQEQFGLSYLFISHDMAVVERISHQVAVMYLGEIVEKGPVAAVFGNPQHPYTKRLMAAVPVPDPARRLQVRPVNNDEIKSPLRPVDFEPPKREYREISPGHFVQIWGDDWKV, from the coding sequence ATGGCCAATACGGGTGCTCTTGCTGTTGAACGCGTCGTGCCCGATCCCGCGGCCGGGTCGGTGCTGTCCGTGCGGGATCTGCGCACATCCTTTCTGACCTCCAATGGCTGGGTGGAGATCGTCAAGGGCCTGTCCTTTGACATCGGGGCCGAGGAAACGGTGGCCGTGGTCGGGGAATCCGGCTCGGGCAAATCGGTGACCGCGCTTACGATCATGCGCCTGCTTGATCCGGCCGCGAGCCGCGTCGAAGGCTCGGTGCAGTTGGAGGGTCGTGAACTCCTGACACTGCCGCCAGCGGAGATCCGCACTGTGCGCGGCCGGCAGATGGGCATGATCTTTCAGGAGGCCATGACCAGCCTCAACCCGCTCCAGACCGTGGGCCAGCAGATCGCCGAAGTGCTGACCATCCATGGCCGGCATTCGGGACAGGCGGCGACGCAGGAAGCGTTGCGGCTGCTCGAGCGGGTGCGCATCCCGGGGGCCGCGTCCCGCCTCAAGGATTATCCCCATTCGCTTTCGGGCGGCATGCGTCAGCGCGTGATGATCGCCATGGCACTGGCTTGCAAGCCCAAGCTGCTGATTGCCGACGAGCCCACGACCGCACTCGACGTCACCATCCAGGCCCAGATCCTGCAGCTGATCAAGCAGCTGCAAAAGGAAGAAGGCATGGGCGTGCTGTTCATCACCCATGACATGGGCGTGGTGGCCGAAGTGGCCGACCGCACCGTGGTGATGCTGGAAGGGCGCGCGGTGGAGTCGGACACCACCGAAGCCATCTTTGCCCGCGCGCAAAACCCCTACACCCGCGCCCTGATCGCCGCGGTGCCCAAGCTGGGCGAGGGCAGTGAACACGGGCCGCAGCATTTTCCCATTCTCGATCGCGCCACCGGTGTGATCGTGCCGGGTCGGCAGCGTCCCGATACTGTGCGCCGCGACGCCGAGCCGGTGTTGCGGGTGCGCGAACTGGTCAAGCGCTTCGATATCCCGGGGGGCCTGTTTGGTGGGCCAACGGGCCGCGTTCATGCCGTCGAAAAAGTGAGCTTTGATCTGCGCGGCGGGGAAACGCTCTCACTGGTGGGGGAATCGGGTTGCGGCAAGTCCACCACCGGACGGGCGATCATGCGCCTCATCGAGCCGCAAAGTGGGGAGATCAGCATCGGGGGCACCGATATCCGCGCGCTCGACAAGGAGCGGATGCGCGGCATGCGCCGGCATATCCAGATGATCTTCCAGGATCCCTATGCCAGCCTCAATCCACGCATTACGGTAGGTGACGCCATTGCCGAGCCGTTCCTGACCCATAAGCTGGGCACCAAGGCCCAGGCGCGCGACAAAACCATGGACCTGCTCAAGCGGGTCGGGCTCACCCCGGAAATGGCCAACCGCTATCCCGCGCAGTTTTCGGGGGGGCAGCGCCAGCGCATCTGCATCGCCCGGGCGCTGTCGCTCGAGCCCAAGGTGATCGTGGCCGATGAAAGCGTTTCGGCGCTGGACGTCTCGATCAAGGCGCAGGTGGTCAATCTGATGATGGACCTGCAGGAGCAGTTCGGGCTTTCCTACCTCTTCATCTCCCACGACATGGCGGTGGTCGAGCGCATCAGCCACCAGGTGGCAGTGATGTATCTCGGCGAGATCGTCGAGAAGGGCCCGGTCGCGGCCGTGTTCGGCAATCCGCAGCACCCCTATACCAAGCGCCTGATGGCGGCCGTGCCCGTGCCCGATCCCGCCCGCCGCTTGCAGGTGCGCCCCGTCAACAATGACGAGATCAAAAGCCCGCTGCGTCCGGTGGATTTCGAGCCACCCAAGCGGGAATACCGGGAAATCTCACCCGGCCATTTCGTGCAGATCTGGGGCGACGACTGGAAGGTCTAG
- a CDS encoding NAD(P)-dependent oxidoreductase — MTLVIAHQYGERLAASVAAELPEEVSFHGMEPTPQTAWQVPSEAEVLLVSQDSAAVGLHPNMPEPAGWPFNLRWVHLRSTGIDKYPAWVFAVPKVTVSRGTSAVPISEYVLAAMLSVAKRIPEIWTDARSVWRHHKLGELHGSTLGIIGFGEIGRAVAERALPFGMTVLATRRSPRPSGMDGVEIVSLPDLLGRSDHIALCAPLTPQTRGMLDADAFAALKPGAHLINIGRGAVIDTEALRAALDGPLACATLDVTDPEPPPEGHWLYTHPRVRLSPHISGSSPESNRRTTAFFIANLERFMRGQDLEGVVDPSERY; from the coding sequence ATGACCCTGGTTATCGCCCACCAATACGGCGAGCGGCTGGCCGCTTCGGTGGCCGCCGAACTGCCCGAGGAAGTAAGCTTTCACGGAATGGAGCCGACGCCGCAGACCGCCTGGCAAGTGCCGTCCGAAGCCGAGGTGCTGCTGGTCAGTCAGGATAGCGCCGCGGTGGGGCTCCATCCCAACATGCCTGAGCCCGCCGGCTGGCCGTTCAATTTGCGCTGGGTGCATCTGCGCTCCACCGGCATCGACAAATACCCGGCCTGGGTGTTTGCCGTGCCCAAGGTGACGGTGAGCCGGGGCACTTCGGCGGTGCCGATCTCGGAATATGTGCTGGCCGCCATGCTGAGCGTTGCCAAGCGCATTCCCGAGATCTGGACCGATGCGCGCAGCGTCTGGCGGCACCACAAGCTGGGTGAGTTGCATGGCAGCACGCTGGGGATCATCGGCTTTGGGGAGATCGGCCGGGCGGTCGCCGAGCGGGCGCTGCCTTTTGGCATGACGGTGCTCGCGACCCGCCGCTCGCCCCGCCCCAGCGGCATGGATGGCGTCGAGATCGTCTCGCTCCCAGATCTGCTTGGCCGTTCCGACCATATCGCGCTTTGCGCGCCGCTGACGCCGCAAACCCGCGGCATGCTTGATGCAGACGCCTTCGCCGCGCTCAAGCCCGGCGCCCATCTCATCAATATCGGCCGGGGCGCGGTGATCGACACCGAGGCGCTGCGCGCCGCGCTCGATGGGCCGCTGGCCTGCGCCACGCTCGATGTCACCGATCCCGAGCCGCCACCGGAAGGCCATTGGCTCTACACCCATCCAAGGGTGCGGCTGTCTCCGCATATTTCGGGCAGTTCGCCCGAGAGTAATCGCCGCACCACGGCGTTCTTCATCGCCAATCTGGAGCGGTTCATGCGCGGGCAGGACCTCGAAGGTGTGGTCGACCCGTCCGAGCGCTACTGA
- the hisD gene encoding histidinol dehydrogenase, which translates to MPQWLKRGKNVEERAAADRQVRATVETILADIEGRGDAAVRELSARFDNWDRPDFRLTPAEIDACLAQLTPQDLHDIEFAQTQVRNFAQKQRATLQDLEVETLPGVTLGHRHVPINAVGCYVPGGKYPLLASAHMSVITAKVAGCARVITCAPPFNGKPAPAIVAAQHMAGADEIYVLGGIQAIGAMAIGTQSIDPVDMLVGPGNAFVAEAKRQLYGRVGIDLFAGPTETLVIADDTVDGEICATDLLGQAEHGPTSPAILLTNSLALAHETMREIERLLGILPTGPVARQAWEDFGEVIVCDSYEEMLAEADRIASEHVQVMTDRDLWFRDHMSNYGALFLGPRTNVAYGDKVIGTNHTLPTQKAARYTGGLWVGKFLKTCTWQEVTTDEASAAIGEYGSRLSMLEGFVGHAEQANLRVRRYGGRNLPYGTAAAPRTQAAE; encoded by the coding sequence ATGCCCCAATGGCTCAAGCGCGGAAAAAATGTTGAGGAGCGCGCCGCCGCCGATCGGCAGGTGCGCGCCACAGTTGAAACCATTCTGGCCGATATCGAAGGGCGCGGCGATGCGGCCGTGCGCGAGCTCTCGGCACGCTTTGACAACTGGGATCGTCCCGATTTCCGCCTGACCCCGGCCGAGATCGACGCCTGCCTCGCCCAACTGACGCCGCAGGACCTGCACGACATCGAATTTGCCCAAACCCAGGTGCGCAACTTCGCCCAAAAGCAGCGCGCGACCCTGCAGGACCTCGAAGTGGAAACCCTGCCGGGTGTGACGCTGGGGCACCGGCATGTGCCCATCAATGCCGTGGGCTGCTATGTGCCGGGCGGCAAATATCCGCTGCTCGCTTCCGCGCATATGTCGGTAATAACCGCCAAGGTCGCCGGCTGCGCGCGCGTGATAACCTGTGCGCCGCCCTTCAACGGCAAGCCCGCCCCGGCGATCGTTGCCGCCCAGCACATGGCCGGTGCCGACGAAATCTATGTCCTGGGCGGTATCCAGGCGATCGGCGCCATGGCCATTGGCACGCAAAGCATCGATCCGGTCGATATGCTGGTGGGCCCTGGCAATGCCTTTGTGGCCGAAGCCAAGCGACAGCTTTACGGCCGGGTGGGGATCGATCTGTTTGCCGGACCGACCGAAACCCTGGTCATCGCCGACGACACGGTGGATGGCGAAATCTGCGCCACTGACCTCTTGGGCCAGGCCGAGCATGGTCCGACCTCGCCGGCGATCCTGTTGACCAATTCGCTGGCACTTGCCCACGAGACGATGCGCGAGATCGAGCGCCTGCTGGGCATCCTGCCCACCGGCCCGGTGGCCCGGCAGGCCTGGGAGGATTTCGGCGAGGTAATCGTTTGCGATAGCTACGAGGAGATGTTGGCCGAGGCCGACCGCATCGCCTCCGAGCACGTTCAGGTGATGACCGATCGTGACCTCTGGTTCCGCGACCATATGAGCAATTATGGCGCCTTGTTCCTGGGCCCGCGCACCAATGTCGCCTATGGCGACAAGGTGATCGGCACCAACCACACCCTGCCGACCCAGAAGGCGGCGCGCTACACCGGAGGGCTATGGGTGGGCAAGTTCCTCAAGACCTGCACCTGGCAGGAGGTCACCACGGACGAGGCCTCGGCAGCCATCGGCGAATATGGCTCGCGCTTGTCCATGCTGGAAGGTTTTGTGGGTCACGCCGAGCAAGCCAATCTGCGCGTGAGGCGCTATGGTGGCCGCAATCTGCCCTACGGCACTGCCGCAGCGCCGCGCACTCAAGCAGCCGAGTAA